In Geotalea uraniireducens, one genomic interval encodes:
- a CDS encoding Rne/Rng family ribonuclease — translation MGNELVINTSSHETRIALIENGTIAELYIERSRVRGIVGNIYKGKVVRVLPGMQAAFVDIGLEKAAFLYVADVFDAMEEFETFMDGNGKSEEPESEQQVIQPLHPIEELLQEGQEILVQVSKEPIGTKGARITSHISLPGRHLVYMPTVDHVGVSRRIEDEEERERLKEIIERIKPATGGFIVRTVSEGKSEEDLVSDMHYLTKLWDEIVKKNDKVHAPCLIHADLDVTQKVIRDILTEDVNKIVVDSKHEHDKIVQFIGTFMPKMKYSIELYDDDEPIFDHFGLEVEISRALGRKVWLKSGGYIIIEQTEALTAIDVNTGRFVGKHNLEDTILKTNLEAVKEIAYQLRLRNIGGIIIIDFIDMEKEVNREKVFTALEEAMKADKSKTNILKISDLGLVEMTRKRVRESIGRMLCEQCPYCEGRGYVKSKTTVCHEIFRELRREMLDIRGTKAMLTVHPQVADLLYDEERRGLEELEKKFKKRITVRAKPGFHQEQFEIAIS, via the coding sequence ATGGGGAACGAGCTCGTCATCAACACCTCGTCCCACGAAACCCGCATCGCCCTGATCGAGAACGGCACCATCGCCGAACTCTATATCGAGCGCAGCAGGGTCAGGGGGATCGTCGGCAACATCTACAAGGGGAAGGTCGTTCGGGTGCTTCCCGGCATGCAGGCGGCCTTCGTCGACATCGGCCTCGAAAAGGCGGCCTTTCTCTACGTGGCCGACGTCTTCGACGCCATGGAAGAGTTCGAAACCTTCATGGACGGCAACGGCAAGAGCGAGGAGCCGGAGAGCGAGCAGCAGGTGATCCAGCCGCTCCACCCGATTGAAGAACTGCTCCAGGAAGGGCAGGAAATCCTCGTTCAGGTATCGAAAGAGCCGATCGGCACCAAGGGGGCCCGGATCACCTCCCACATCTCGCTCCCCGGACGCCACCTGGTCTACATGCCGACCGTCGACCACGTCGGCGTATCGCGCCGGATCGAGGACGAGGAGGAGCGCGAACGGCTGAAAGAGATCATCGAGCGGATCAAGCCGGCCACCGGCGGCTTCATCGTCCGGACCGTCTCCGAAGGGAAGTCGGAGGAGGACCTGGTTTCGGACATGCACTACCTGACCAAACTCTGGGATGAGATCGTCAAGAAGAACGACAAGGTCCATGCCCCCTGCCTGATCCATGCCGACCTCGACGTCACCCAGAAAGTGATCCGCGACATCCTCACCGAGGACGTCAACAAGATCGTCGTCGACTCCAAGCACGAACACGACAAGATCGTCCAGTTCATCGGCACCTTCATGCCGAAGATGAAATACTCCATCGAGCTGTATGACGACGACGAGCCGATCTTCGACCATTTCGGCCTGGAGGTGGAGATCAGCCGCGCCCTCGGCCGCAAGGTCTGGCTCAAGTCCGGCGGCTACATCATCATCGAACAGACCGAGGCGCTCACCGCCATCGATGTCAACACCGGTCGTTTCGTCGGCAAGCACAACCTGGAAGACACCATCCTCAAGACCAATCTGGAAGCGGTCAAGGAGATCGCCTATCAGCTCCGGCTGCGCAACATCGGCGGGATCATCATCATCGACTTCATCGACATGGAGAAGGAGGTCAACCGGGAAAAGGTCTTCACCGCCCTCGAAGAGGCCATGAAGGCCGACAAGTCGAAGACGAACATTCTCAAGATTTCCGATCTCGGCCTGGTGGAGATGACCCGCAAGCGGGTCCGGGAGAGCATCGGCCGGATGCTCTGTGAACAGTGCCCCTACTGCGAAGGGCGCGGCTATGTCAAATCGAAGACCACCGTCTGCCACGAAATCTTCCGGGAACTGCGCCGGGAGATGCTCGACATCCGCGGCACCAAGGCGATGCTGACCGTCCATCCCCAGGTGGCCGACCTGCTCTACGACGAGGAACGGCGGGGGCTGGAGGAACTGGAGAAGAAATTCAAGAAGCGGATCACCGTCCGTGCCAAGCCCGGATTCCACCAGGAGCAGTTCGAAATCGCCATTTCGTAA
- the rplU gene encoding 50S ribosomal protein L21 yields MYAVVRTGGKQYKVSEGDFLKVEKLEGAVGDTVELNEVLMVGGEKVTIGTPLVPSASVVGKIVEQGKDKKILVFKSKRRKTFRKLRGHRQLRTILKIEKINA; encoded by the coding sequence ATGTACGCGGTAGTCAGAACCGGAGGGAAGCAGTACAAAGTTTCCGAAGGCGACTTTTTGAAAGTCGAAAAACTCGAGGGAGCGGTCGGTGATACCGTTGAACTCAACGAAGTCCTGATGGTTGGCGGCGAAAAGGTTACGATCGGAACACCTTTAGTGCCCAGCGCCTCTGTCGTCGGCAAGATTGTCGAGCAGGGTAAAGACAAGAAGATTCTCGTCTTCAAGTCGAAGCGGCGCAAGACTTTTCGGAAATTGCGCGGGCACCGTCAATTGCGGACCATCCTCAAGATCGAAAAGATCAACGCTTAA
- a CDS encoding DNA polymerase domain-containing protein: MDELSLADNPILFGADATAGIVAAELAGRFIRLFIRTPDGLIFKDEPFHPFILLEDPTLLGRLAAAATLHPLAGNGVYRHLATFSDWHHCLAARDHLARHTGHPPSAPDAPYRYLTDPVHQHLLLTGKTFFKGLPFSGLRRLALDIETACAPGYEFSNPRRAEDRIISIAVMDEAGYEAFLSGREFTEPQLLERLTAIIRERDPDVIEGHNLFRFDLEYLRIRAERHGISLRWGRDGSVPRVHPARFSIAERQIDYPRWDIYGRSVIDTYFLVQLYDVSGRELESYGLKQAARHFGLAAADRTYLERGTIDEIFARDPERLRRYNLDDVRETLALSRLLSHPWFLQARMFPYSYQNCIVRGNATKIDALFIREYLRRGTAIPRPAAGGGELAGGYTDVCMTGVVGPVVHCDVASLYPSIMLAFGLAPPRESLGLFLPLLRDLRDFRLRAKALARTAAGPERDYYAALQQTFKILINSFYGYLGTTIHHFADLATATEVTRTGRRLIQEMLIWLREHHARPVEIDTDGIYFIPPPESGSPGEENALVRDLSATLPPGIEVEQDGLYQAMFSYKMKNYALLDYAGKITVRGSALRSRGIEPYLREFTTEVIALLLTGESDNVPARYDEYLRRLRDHGFAIERLARTETLGESPATYLQKVRQGKRSPAAAYEIALRANNEYRAGDQISYYVTGQGKGIALYESCRPVSAYDPRRPDENTGYYIDRLDQVMKRFAPFLPAERSLFD; this comes from the coding sequence GTGGACGAATTATCCCTTGCCGACAACCCGATCCTGTTCGGTGCCGATGCAACGGCGGGGATCGTCGCTGCCGAACTGGCCGGACGGTTCATCAGGCTTTTCATCCGCACGCCGGACGGCCTGATCTTCAAGGACGAGCCGTTCCATCCCTTTATCCTCCTGGAAGACCCCACCCTGCTCGGGCGGCTCGCCGCCGCGGCCACGCTGCATCCGCTTGCCGGCAACGGCGTCTACCGTCACCTCGCCACCTTCAGCGACTGGCACCACTGTCTGGCCGCCCGCGATCATCTGGCCCGCCACACCGGCCACCCCCCTTCGGCTCCCGACGCCCCCTATCGCTACCTGACAGACCCGGTCCACCAGCACCTGCTGCTAACCGGCAAAACGTTTTTCAAGGGGCTGCCCTTCTCCGGGCTGCGCCGGCTGGCCCTCGACATCGAAACGGCCTGCGCGCCGGGATACGAATTTTCCAATCCCCGCCGGGCGGAAGACCGGATCATCAGCATCGCGGTGATGGATGAAGCGGGGTATGAAGCGTTCCTCTCCGGCCGCGAATTTACGGAACCGCAGTTGCTGGAGCGGCTGACCGCCATCATCCGCGAGCGCGACCCGGATGTCATCGAAGGGCACAACCTGTTCCGTTTCGACCTGGAGTATCTGCGGATCCGCGCCGAGCGCCACGGGATCAGCCTTCGCTGGGGACGGGACGGTAGTGTCCCGCGGGTGCATCCGGCGCGTTTTTCCATCGCCGAGCGGCAGATCGACTACCCGCGGTGGGACATTTACGGGCGCTCGGTCATCGACACCTACTTTCTCGTCCAACTCTACGACGTCTCGGGCCGAGAACTGGAAAGTTACGGTCTCAAGCAGGCAGCCCGCCACTTCGGCCTTGCCGCGGCCGATCGGACCTACCTGGAGCGCGGCACGATCGACGAGATCTTCGCCCGCGACCCGGAACGGCTCCGCCGTTACAACCTGGACGACGTCCGGGAAACGCTCGCCCTCTCCCGCCTCCTCTCCCACCCCTGGTTCCTCCAGGCGCGGATGTTCCCCTACTCGTACCAGAACTGCATCGTGCGGGGCAACGCCACCAAGATCGACGCGCTGTTCATCCGGGAGTACCTGCGCCGCGGCACCGCCATTCCCCGGCCCGCCGCCGGCGGCGGCGAGCTGGCCGGCGGTTATACCGACGTCTGCATGACCGGCGTGGTCGGTCCCGTGGTCCACTGCGACGTGGCATCGCTCTACCCGTCGATCATGCTGGCGTTTGGCCTCGCGCCGCCCCGGGAAAGCCTCGGACTCTTCCTGCCGTTGCTGCGGGACCTGCGCGACTTCCGGCTCCGGGCCAAGGCCCTGGCCCGCACTGCCGCAGGACCGGAACGGGACTATTACGCCGCCCTCCAGCAAACCTTCAAGATATTGATCAATTCGTTTTACGGCTACCTGGGAACGACGATCCATCACTTTGCCGACCTCGCCACAGCGACGGAGGTGACCAGAACCGGCCGCAGGCTGATCCAGGAGATGTTGATCTGGCTCAGGGAGCATCACGCCCGCCCCGTTGAAATTGACACCGACGGAATCTATTTCATCCCGCCCCCGGAGAGCGGTAGCCCCGGAGAAGAAAACGCCCTCGTCCGTGACCTCTCCGCCACCCTCCCGCCGGGAATCGAGGTTGAGCAGGATGGACTATACCAGGCGATGTTTTCGTACAAGATGAAGAATTATGCCCTCCTCGATTATGCCGGGAAAATCACCGTCAGGGGGAGTGCGCTCCGCTCACGAGGGATCGAGCCGTACCTGCGGGAATTCACCACGGAAGTAATCGCACTGCTCCTCACGGGAGAGAGCGACAACGTCCCGGCGCGCTACGATGAGTATCTCCGCCGGCTGCGCGATCACGGCTTCGCCATCGAGCGGCTGGCACGCACCGAGACCCTCGGCGAATCGCCGGCCACCTACCTCCAGAAAGTGCGCCAAGGGAAGCGCTCCCCGGCGGCGGCTTACGAAATCGCCCTCCGCGCGAACAATGAATACCGGGCCGGTGATCAGATCAGCTACTATGTCACCGGCCAGGGAAAGGGAATTGCTCTCTACGAAAGCTGCCGGCCGGTTTCCGCCTACGATCCGCGCCGCCCCGACGAGAATACTGGCTATTACATCGACCGCCTCGACCAGGTCATGAAGAGGTTCGCCCCGTTTCTCCCCGCAGAACGGTCACTTTTCGACTGA
- a CDS encoding exosortase system-associated protein, TIGR04073 family: protein MRSFALFLACAVTLSFATPLFAQDQPKAEFIVEKMAFKLARGITNVGTSIVELPKQSYLSVRDRGAVGYVVGPLKGIGMTLYRAFIGTAEAVFFLVPQPGYYDPMIDPEYVWDGWDKAREEPVAVQDGVPTADRQGDGQ from the coding sequence ATGCGTAGTTTCGCCCTGTTTCTTGCCTGTGCGGTAACGCTCTCCTTTGCCACGCCGCTTTTTGCCCAGGACCAGCCAAAAGCCGAATTCATCGTCGAGAAAATGGCCTTCAAACTGGCCCGCGGAATAACCAACGTCGGCACCTCCATCGTCGAACTTCCCAAGCAATCGTACCTGAGCGTCCGCGATCGCGGGGCGGTCGGCTACGTAGTCGGTCCACTCAAGGGGATCGGCATGACCCTCTACCGGGCATTCATCGGGACGGCCGAAGCGGTCTTCTTCCTGGTGCCGCAACCAGGCTACTACGACCCGATGATCGACCCGGAGTATGTCTGGGATGGCTGGGATAAGGCACGGGAAGAACCGGTTGCCGTGCAAGATGGGGTGCCAACGGCCGACCGGCAGGGAGACGGACAATGA
- a CDS encoding Rieske (2Fe-2S) protein, which yields MTFAAKISDIPDWGKKIVTVNGQEILLVKAKGAVYACETECPHQGAPLSGALVKDAEHLSCQRHGYRFNLKTGACKEFPEYTLKIYPVRIEGDDVLVELG from the coding sequence ATGACCTTTGCGGCAAAAATTTCCGACATCCCCGATTGGGGGAAGAAAATCGTCACCGTCAACGGCCAGGAAATCCTGCTGGTCAAGGCCAAAGGGGCGGTGTACGCCTGCGAGACCGAGTGTCCTCACCAGGGAGCGCCGCTTTCCGGCGCGCTGGTCAAAGATGCCGAACATCTTTCCTGCCAGCGCCACGGCTACCGCTTCAACCTGAAAACCGGGGCCTGCAAGGAATTCCCCGAATACACACTCAAGATTTATCCTGTCCGGATCGAGGGGGACGATGTGTTGGTCGAACTTGGCTAA
- the obgE gene encoding GTPase ObgE, which translates to MQFVDEVKIHVQSGPGGAGCVSFRREKFIPYGGPDGGDGGKGGDVIFVVSAGLATLMDLRYRPHLKAGKGKNGMGKDRHGANGEDLKILIPPGTVIKDAETGELLADLTDPDETLVLLRGGRGGQGNARFATATNRAPKFAQPGEPSEERWLKLELKLMADVGLLGFPNVGKSSFITKVSAARPKIGDYPFTTLKPNLGVVPYKNYRSFVIADIPGIIEGAHEGAGLGHRFLKHVERTNILLHLLDLSWMPDRDPIREFETLNRELALFSPELAEKRQIIVINKLDLPVVRENLPRVLPWFEARGFRVFVISAATGEGIPPLLDEIARLLWGGAETA; encoded by the coding sequence ATGCAGTTTGTCGATGAAGTCAAAATCCATGTCCAGTCCGGCCCCGGCGGCGCCGGCTGCGTCTCGTTCCGCCGCGAAAAGTTCATTCCCTATGGCGGCCCGGATGGCGGCGACGGTGGCAAAGGGGGAGACGTTATTTTCGTAGTCTCCGCCGGGCTCGCCACGTTGATGGATCTCCGTTACCGCCCCCACCTGAAAGCCGGCAAAGGGAAGAACGGCATGGGGAAGGACCGCCATGGCGCCAACGGCGAGGACCTGAAGATCCTCATCCCGCCAGGGACGGTGATCAAGGACGCGGAAACGGGCGAACTGCTCGCCGACCTGACCGACCCGGACGAAACGCTCGTTCTGCTTCGCGGCGGCCGCGGCGGCCAGGGAAACGCCCGCTTTGCCACCGCCACCAACCGGGCACCCAAGTTCGCCCAGCCGGGTGAACCGAGCGAGGAACGGTGGCTCAAGCTGGAGCTGAAACTGATGGCGGATGTCGGGCTGCTGGGCTTTCCGAACGTCGGAAAATCCTCCTTCATCACCAAAGTGTCGGCGGCCCGGCCGAAGATCGGCGACTACCCCTTCACCACCCTCAAGCCCAACCTGGGAGTGGTCCCGTACAAGAACTACCGGTCGTTCGTCATCGCCGATATTCCCGGCATCATCGAGGGGGCCCACGAAGGTGCCGGCCTCGGCCATCGCTTCCTGAAACATGTGGAACGGACCAACATCCTGCTGCACCTGCTCGACCTTTCCTGGATGCCCGACCGGGACCCGATCCGGGAATTCGAAACCCTCAACCGGGAACTGGCCCTGTTCAGCCCCGAACTGGCCGAAAAGCGCCAGATCATCGTCATCAACAAGCTCGATCTGCCGGTGGTCCGGGAAAATCTTCCCCGGGTTCTCCCCTGGTTCGAAGCGCGGGGATTCCGGGTCTTCGTCATCTCCGCCGCCACCGGAGAGGGGATCCCGCCGCTGCTCGACGAAATCGCCCGTCT
- a CDS encoding TIGR03960 family B12-binding radical SAM protein, whose protein sequence is MSNNELLAIEKPARYMGGEIGSSAKEGAEIRFVLAFPDVYEVGMSHLGFQILYGVLNAVEWIAAERSYAPWPDRETQLRQAATLLTTSESDTPLVEAEIVGFTLQYELSYTNILNMLDLGGIPLRAAERNERHPLVVGGGPCACNPEPLADFFDAFLLGDGEEAVVEIAEAYREWRRANESRRQLLERLARIDGVYIPSFFSVGYGESGRIAAVTPLLPGYRRVRRRFVADLNEARYPTTPIVPFLKTIHDRVSIEIGRGCTRGCRFCQAGYIYRPVRERSPETILQLVEESLRTTGYDELSLLSLSTGDYGCLTPLLQELIRRYRDQRVAVSLPSLRVGSLNQELVEAIRTVRKTGFTLAPEAGSERLRGIINKGISEEDLLRNSYEAFSNGWRLIKLYFMLGLPGETDEDLLGIADLSRKVKMEGRRAGSGGEVNVSVSTFVPKAHTPFQWEPQIGIDETIARQQFLRRELRARKLAFKWHDAPLSFMEGVFARGDRQLGTVLQKAWELGCRFDGWGDHFSFATWQAAFAATGIEPAFYHRRRDRDEILPWDHLDYGVTKEFLRRELEKSALGIPTEDCRTGLCTGCGICDFDRIKMRLADPHWHGAEPLAAGPPTVTDGKATIRLRYTKTGRMRFLSHLEMIGLFTRAVHRARLPIRFSQGFHPHPKFSFATALSVGIESMAEYMDMEVAPGLEPAELRSRLNAALPAGICVTEATELPPGSPSLSVIIDKTRYRVTLPTGTAVDLPSRAETFLALTSYPFRREKKGKISEYDLRQELAELQVTGNSLELTIGRGKPLEYARAITGLPDETLAGIRIEKLAVLFKHSEN, encoded by the coding sequence GTGTCGAATAACGAGCTGCTTGCCATCGAAAAGCCTGCCCGCTACATGGGAGGAGAGATCGGCTCCTCCGCCAAGGAGGGGGCCGAAATACGTTTTGTCCTGGCCTTTCCAGACGTCTACGAAGTTGGCATGAGCCACCTGGGTTTCCAGATTCTTTACGGCGTTCTCAACGCCGTTGAATGGATCGCCGCCGAACGGAGCTACGCCCCGTGGCCCGACCGGGAGACCCAGTTGCGCCAGGCGGCAACGTTGCTCACCACCAGCGAGAGTGATACCCCGCTCGTCGAGGCGGAGATCGTCGGCTTCACCCTCCAGTACGAGCTCTCCTATACCAACATCCTCAACATGCTCGATCTGGGCGGCATCCCGTTGCGGGCCGCCGAGCGGAACGAACGGCATCCCCTGGTTGTCGGTGGCGGTCCCTGCGCCTGCAATCCCGAACCGCTGGCCGACTTCTTCGATGCGTTTCTGCTGGGTGACGGCGAAGAGGCGGTGGTGGAGATTGCGGAAGCCTATCGCGAATGGCGCCGGGCAAACGAGAGCAGGCGGCAGCTGCTCGAACGGCTGGCACGGATCGACGGCGTCTACATTCCATCGTTCTTCAGCGTCGGTTACGGTGAGAGCGGCCGGATTGCCGCCGTTACGCCGCTGCTCCCCGGTTACCGCCGGGTCCGGCGCCGCTTTGTCGCCGACCTGAACGAGGCGCGCTACCCCACCACGCCGATAGTTCCCTTTCTGAAAACCATCCACGACCGGGTCAGCATCGAGATCGGTCGCGGCTGCACCCGGGGCTGCCGCTTCTGCCAGGCGGGCTACATCTATCGCCCGGTCCGGGAGCGGTCGCCGGAAACCATCCTGCAGCTGGTGGAAGAGTCGTTGCGCACCACCGGCTACGACGAGCTGTCGCTGCTCTCCCTCTCGACCGGTGACTATGGTTGCCTCACCCCGCTCCTCCAGGAACTGATTCGCCGCTACCGCGACCAGCGGGTCGCGGTCTCCCTCCCGTCGCTGCGGGTCGGCAGCCTCAACCAGGAACTGGTGGAAGCGATCCGCACGGTCCGCAAAACCGGGTTCACCCTCGCTCCGGAGGCCGGCAGCGAGCGGCTGCGAGGGATCATCAACAAGGGCATCAGCGAAGAGGATCTACTGCGGAACTCCTACGAAGCCTTCAGCAACGGCTGGCGACTGATCAAGCTCTACTTCATGCTCGGCCTGCCCGGAGAAACCGACGAGGACCTGCTCGGCATCGCCGATCTTTCCCGCAAGGTCAAAATGGAAGGGCGCCGGGCCGGCTCCGGCGGCGAAGTCAATGTTTCGGTCTCGACCTTCGTCCCCAAGGCCCATACCCCCTTCCAGTGGGAACCGCAGATCGGCATCGATGAGACCATCGCCCGGCAGCAATTTCTCCGCCGGGAGCTGAGGGCACGCAAACTGGCCTTCAAATGGCACGACGCCCCGCTGTCGTTCATGGAAGGGGTTTTCGCCCGCGGCGACCGGCAGCTCGGCACCGTCCTGCAGAAAGCGTGGGAACTTGGCTGCCGCTTCGACGGCTGGGGAGACCATTTTTCCTTTGCCACGTGGCAGGCCGCTTTCGCCGCCACCGGCATCGAACCGGCCTTCTACCACCGCCGGCGCGACCGGGATGAGATTCTCCCATGGGATCACCTCGATTACGGCGTCACAAAGGAATTTCTCCGTCGGGAACTGGAAAAGTCCGCCCTCGGCATCCCGACTGAAGACTGCCGCACCGGCCTCTGCACCGGCTGTGGCATCTGTGATTTCGACCGGATCAAAATGCGGCTCGCCGACCCGCACTGGCACGGCGCCGAGCCGTTGGCAGCGGGCCCTCCGACCGTAACCGACGGCAAGGCGACGATCCGCCTCCGCTACACGAAAACGGGGCGGATGCGGTTCCTCAGCCATCTGGAGATGATCGGCCTCTTTACCCGGGCGGTTCATCGGGCACGGCTGCCGATCCGTTTTTCGCAGGGGTTTCACCCCCATCCCAAATTCTCCTTTGCCACCGCCCTGTCGGTCGGCATCGAATCAATGGCCGAATACATGGATATGGAAGTCGCGCCGGGCCTCGAACCGGCCGAGCTCCGCAGCAGGCTGAACGCGGCACTTCCGGCGGGAATCTGTGTCACCGAGGCGACCGAGCTGCCGCCCGGCTCCCCATCGCTCTCGGTAATTATCGACAAGACCCGCTACCGGGTGACCCTGCCGACGGGAACGGCAGTCGATCTTCCGAGCCGGGCAGAGACGTTCCTGGCGTTGACAAGCTATCCCTTCCGCCGCGAAAAGAAGGGAAAGATCAGCGAGTACGACCTCCGTCAGGAACTGGCGGAATTGCAGGTGACCGGCAACAGCCTCGAGCTGACCATCGGCCGGGGCAAGCCGCTCGAATACGCGCGAGCCATTACCGGCTTGCCCGACGAGACGCTGGCCGGCATCCGGATCGAAAAGCTCGCCGTACTCTTCAAGCATTCAGAAAATTAG
- a CDS encoding exosortase system-associated protein, TIGR04073 family, with the protein MKLRLVLAGAAIALLLVPAVPRQGHADDLRTIETSSAQEVVDGMANKAARGISNTTTGWVELPKQVYVTWQEEGPVKGLLVGPLKGIGMTIARTLAGVGELATFFIAYPGFFDPYIDPPYVWQKE; encoded by the coding sequence ATGAAACTGCGGCTGGTGCTGGCGGGAGCTGCCATCGCGCTGCTGCTCGTGCCGGCAGTGCCGCGACAGGGGCATGCCGACGATCTGCGGACCATCGAAACCTCTTCCGCCCAGGAAGTGGTGGACGGCATGGCAAACAAGGCGGCTCGCGGCATCAGCAACACCACGACCGGCTGGGTTGAACTCCCCAAACAGGTTTACGTGACCTGGCAGGAAGAAGGGCCGGTCAAGGGACTGCTCGTCGGCCCGCTGAAGGGAATTGGGATGACCATCGCCCGCACCCTGGCCGGGGTCGGCGAACTTGCCACCTTCTTCATTGCCTACCCGGGCTTTTTCGATCCCTACATCGACCCGCCCTACGTCTGGCAAAAAGAGTAA
- the rpmA gene encoding 50S ribosomal protein L27: protein MAHKKGVGSTRNGRDSESKRLGCKKFGGETVKAGNIIYRQRGTKIHPGTNVGCGKDYTLFALVDGIVKFERLGRDKKKVSVYPAN, encoded by the coding sequence ATGGCACACAAGAAAGGCGTCGGTTCTACACGGAACGGACGCGATTCGGAATCCAAACGACTCGGCTGCAAGAAGTTCGGCGGTGAAACGGTCAAGGCGGGGAACATCATCTACCGCCAGCGCGGCACAAAGATCCACCCCGGCACCAATGTCGGCTGCGGCAAGGACTACACCCTCTTTGCCCTGGTGGATGGCATCGTGAAGTTCGAGCGGCTGGGCCGGGACAAGAAAAAAGTCTCCGTCTACCCCGCAAACTGA
- the purT gene encoding formate-dependent phosphoribosylglycinamide formyltransferase gives MIGTPLKNSATKMLLLGSGELGKEVAIEAQRLGVEVIAVDRYPDAPAMQVAHRSHVINMLDRTELGRVIAQERPQLIVPEIEAIATTYLLELEAEGYTVIPTARAANLTMNREGIRRLAAEELGLPTAAYRFASSREEFRAEIAAIGLPCVVKPIMSSSGKGQSVVRSESDGDAAWTYALEGARGASDRVIIEEFIPFDYEITLLTVRHAGGTTFCPPIGHVQIKGDYHESWQPMAMTPTALAEARRQARAVTDALGGYGIFGVELFIKGDRVWFSEVSPRPHDTGMVTMVSQSMSEFELHVRAILGLPVPEVTNLAPAASHVVLADRAAAEVVFDGLTTALTVPDTKLRLFGKPDTRPGRRMGVALALGKDTDEARRRAEEAAHAISLVTPPDSP, from the coding sequence ATGATTGGAACCCCACTCAAGAATTCCGCCACCAAGATGCTTCTCCTCGGTTCCGGGGAGTTGGGCAAGGAGGTGGCCATCGAGGCCCAGCGGCTCGGGGTCGAAGTCATCGCCGTGGACCGCTATCCCGACGCCCCGGCCATGCAGGTCGCCCACCGCAGCCATGTCATCAACATGCTCGACCGGACGGAGCTGGGCCGGGTCATCGCCCAGGAACGGCCGCAGCTGATCGTCCCGGAGATCGAGGCGATCGCCACGACCTACCTGCTGGAGCTGGAAGCGGAAGGATACACAGTCATCCCGACCGCTCGGGCCGCCAACCTGACCATGAACCGGGAGGGAATCCGCCGCCTCGCCGCCGAAGAACTGGGGCTGCCGACCGCAGCCTACCGTTTCGCCTCGTCACGGGAAGAATTCCGCGCCGAAATTGCCGCCATTGGCCTCCCCTGCGTGGTCAAGCCGATCATGAGTTCGTCGGGCAAGGGGCAGAGCGTCGTCCGGAGCGAGAGCGACGGTGACGCCGCCTGGACCTACGCCCTGGAAGGGGCGCGCGGCGCCTCGGACCGGGTGATCATCGAGGAATTCATCCCCTTCGATTACGAGATCACCCTGCTGACAGTCCGCCATGCCGGCGGTACTACCTTCTGCCCGCCGATCGGCCATGTCCAGATCAAGGGCGATTACCACGAATCGTGGCAGCCGATGGCCATGACACCGACAGCGCTCGCCGAGGCCCGCCGCCAGGCCCGGGCGGTGACCGACGCCCTCGGCGGCTATGGCATCTTCGGGGTCGAGTTGTTCATTAAGGGAGACCGGGTCTGGTTCAGCGAGGTGTCCCCCCGCCCCCACGACACCGGGATGGTGACCATGGTTTCGCAGAGCATGTCCGAGTTCGAGCTCCATGTCCGGGCAATCCTCGGCCTCCCGGTCCCCGAAGTGACGAACCTTGCCCCGGCCGCCTCCCATGTCGTCCTGGCTGACCGGGCAGCCGCCGAAGTTGTTTTCGACGGGCTGACGACGGCATTAACGGTGCCCGACACCAAGCTGCGACTCTTCGGCAAGCCGGATACCCGCCCCGGCCGCCGGATGGGGGTGGCGCTGGCACTCGGCAAGGATACCGACGAAGCGCGCCGGCGGGCCGAAGAGGCCGCCCATGCGATCTCACTCGTCACGCCTCCGGACAGTCCTTAG
- a CDS encoding peroxiredoxin → MCMCTLVTQEAPDFSADAVLPDNTFATLKLSSFRGKYVILFFYPLDFTFVCPSEILAFNKAIDTFKSRNCEVIGVSVDSKFTHLAWKNTAVEDGGIGNIQYPLVADLNKEISKQYGVLFNNSVALRGLFLIDPKGVVRHAVINDLPLGRNVAEALRMLDAVQFVETHGDQVCPANWKEGDEAMVSTSAGVADYLAKHAAK, encoded by the coding sequence ATGTGCATGTGTACGCTGGTCACCCAGGAGGCTCCCGACTTTTCCGCCGACGCGGTTCTGCCCGACAATACGTTCGCCACGCTGAAGCTGTCGAGTTTTCGCGGGAAATACGTCATCCTTTTCTTTTACCCGCTCGACTTTACTTTTGTCTGCCCTTCGGAAATTCTCGCCTTCAACAAGGCGATCGACACCTTCAAGAGCAGGAACTGTGAAGTGATCGGCGTTTCCGTCGACTCGAAATTCACCCATCTTGCCTGGAAAAACACCGCCGTGGAAGACGGTGGCATCGGCAACATCCAGTATCCGCTCGTTGCCGACCTGAACAAGGAGATTTCCAAGCAGTACGGGGTGCTCTTCAACAACTCCGTCGCCCTGCGCGGTCTGTTCCTTATCGACCCGAAGGGGGTCGTCCGCCACGCGGTCATCAACGACCTGCCACTGGGCCGGAACGTTGCGGAAGCCCTTCGGATGCTCGATGCGGTCCAGTTTGTCGAAACCCATGGCGACCAGGTCTGCCCCGCCAACTGGAAGGAAGGAGACGAGGCGATGGTTTCGACGTCTGCCGGCGTCGCCGATTACCTGGCCAAACACGCGGCGAAGTAA